A stretch of the Hydra vulgaris chromosome 09, alternate assembly HydraT2T_AEP genome encodes the following:
- the LOC136085469 gene encoding zinc finger MYM-type protein 5-like encodes MNLFREILVQQGPIKLKEENFPKDGHGQKFSVMYYKGHFPNGETYERKWLIYSKHSSSIFCFPCKIFSIGKKSTKLTENGYSDWNHITSDLKDHEKSVNHKEYFIKWMDFAARMKKNETVNECNL; translated from the coding sequence atgaatttatttagAGAAATTCTGGTTCAACAAGGTCCTATTAAACTGAAGGAGGAAAATTTTCCAAAAGATGGCCATGGACAAAAATTCTCTGTGATGTATTATAAAGGGCATTTTCCAAATGGGGAAACCTATGAAAGAAAATGGTTAATTTATTCCAAGCATTCAAGCAGCATATTTTGTTTTCcttgcaaaatattttctatCGGAAAAAAGAGCACAAAATTAACTGAAAATGGATATTCTGATTGGAATCATATAACATCCGATCTCAAGGACCATGAGAAGTCCGTAAACCACAAGGAATACTTTATAAAGTGGATGGATTTTGCTGCAAGAATGAAGAAAAATGAGACTGTCAATGAATGcaacttataa
- the LOC136085470 gene encoding uncharacterized protein LOC136085470: MKSVQTLTLKPLSDTRWESRVESLKTLKYEYSKVYNALVEIANSSEYDTSTKFKANNLAKQMSRFTFMKKMQSSDYDLSTAQTKIDQLLKYFNDFRDKGIKDAKPFAMEIAEELEVSLQFEAENTVRPRKKKTLFSYESADEPILNPETQLKELSEPFGFLYKIPEVTQNTEALKKHSKDLEVALTEDGHSDVISNQLFDEIKAISSMVSGKLLPKALIKFILENHYEQSFPNLVIALRILLTLSLTVASAERSFSKLKLIKTYLRLNMSQCRLTGLVEISIEIDELKNIDISALVETFANIKARKVKFQ, from the exons ATGAAATCAGTGCAAACTTTGACTTTGAAGCCACTGTCTGATACTCGATGGGAGTCTCGAGTGGAAAGCTTAAAGacattaaaatatgaatattccAAAGTTTATAATGCTCTAGTTGAAATTGCTAACAGTTCAGAGTATGATACATCTACCAAATTTAAGGCAAATAATCTTGCGAAGCAAATGTCCAGATTTACATTCATG AAAAAAATGCAGTCTTCAGACTATGATCTATCAACAGCACAAACCAAAATTGACCAACTACTTAAGTATTTTAATGACTTTCGTGATAAAGGAATTAAGGATGCGAAACCTTTTGCTATGGAAATTGCAGAAGAATTAGAAGTAAGTCTTCAGTTTGAAGCTGAAAACACAGTTCGTCCCCGaaagaaaaaaactcttttttccTATGAATCTGCGGATGAACCAATTTTAAATCCAGAAACACAA CTGAAAGAACTTTCTGAGCCTTTTGGattcttatataaaattccaGAAGTCACCCAAAATACTGAAGCACTTAAGAAACATAGCAAGGATTTAGAAGTTGCCTTAACTGAAGATGGACATTCAGATGTGATTTCAAATCAATTATTTGATGAAATCAAAGCAATATCCAGTATGGTTTCAGGAAAATTGCTCCCTAAGGCACTGATCaagtttattttagaaaatcacTACGAACAATCTTTTCCAAATTTAGTTATAGCATTGCGAATTTTATTGACATTGTCACTCACTGTTGCTTCCGCAGAAAGAAGTTTctcaaaacttaaattaattaaaacctaCTTAAGGTTAAATATGTCACAGTGCAGACTTACAGGCTTAGTTGAGATATCAATTGAAATTGACGAGTTAAAGAACATAGATATTAGTGCATTAGTTGAAACATTTGCTAATATTAAAGCTCGTAAAGTCAAGTTTCAATGA